The Carassius auratus strain Wakin unplaced genomic scaffold, ASM336829v1 scaf_tig00004556, whole genome shotgun sequence nucleotide sequence TTTTTTCCCTCTCTTCGTTCCAGCTGGGAGGAAATGAGGGGATCATCTTCTTTGTGGACTCCCAcaagaaaaaaagacacaaaactcAGAGTAAGAGCAGCTCCTGCACCACTCTTTGCACTTAACTTGTCTCCTTTCTTAATTCAAGGACAAAAAACTGACACCCCCTCAGTTAATGCACAGGGGCCGTTAAAATATACTCAAGCTTTCCCTAAACAGATTTCTTTCACCGTTGTTGAGAGTATGCAAAAACGTTTATGCAGATTATTTATACATACTGCTGCAAATCTTCTCCACCAAACTGGGACAGAACATTAATTAAATACTCATTTACAGTGACCTTGAGCCAAAAGCATGCAGTTTTCCGTCTATTTTGATCTTTCCCTAATCCCTACACAAACCGATTACATCAGCACAACTTGCATAAAAGAACCTAGCAGCCGACACACTTGTTGATAGTTTCCACTTACTTCAGCAATTTCCTAAACATGACCAAGTGGCTGGTTGCAACTCAGGCTTTACAAGCCTCAATACATTAGCAAAACTCAAATGTTACCCTACCTGCCCTCATTTAGTAATGATGCCTGTGGCATCCTAAACGTAACACATCTGGCAGCACTTTGCCTGACTCAATCCCCTGTGTTTGATTTTTCCCGGGGTAGCTGTGTGGTCATACACCTAACCTAACCAAAGCCACCCGCTGCCTACCTGAGGTAACCCAACAGAGCAAGCTTCTGTGTGAACCAGATCTAATTCTACACAACATGGCCCAATATGGTTCATGAAACCCAAACACGGCTATAGGTAAATGAATGAGTTAACTAGAAAAAAATAAGCAACTTTCAATTGAGGCATCTGTTTCTAATGTTGGCGCTCTGGTGTGGATTAAAGAGAAGTATTGCTGGGGAACTGGCTGTGACCCCATATCTTCATCCCTAGGGAAATAGTAAGTAGCGATGAGCTCCCTGGACTCGGTTTGGGAGGAGGGAAGTGAACCGAAATGAAACTTACCCCCTGTTTACAATCAATTTGATGCTGCATTTCCGTAGCCTGTTTTTTAAAAgcacaatatattgctttttgTAATAGGAAAGTATATAAGCTGGGGAAAAAAACAGCTGCAAATATCTCCTAGGTGCTGCCGCCATGAAGACATACCATgttgtaaaatacagtaaaaagactATTTTAATCATCAAAGCAGAACTCCACGTGTTTTATCACATTAAATAAGATAAGGAAGCAGGTTCTCAGCAAGCTATTGAATTTTATGACTCCCTCTAAATGCACGTGTTGAGGAAGTTCTGGCGATTTTTAACATATAAAACACCAAGAAAAAAACCTGAATGTGTGTACTTCCCTACTACACAGTATGCAAACAGCCACACGTCAAAGGCAGAGGATGTATGAATACTTTGTACGATAATTTGAAAGGAAGACACAAATACTCGCTAAGaatatgatttttaatttattttttttggtatccCATAAAGCCCTAGGAGTCATCAGATTTTAAaaggtaaatataaaaatgttggaAGACTGCAAGACAAGATACTCTGACTAATACAgataccaaagaaaaaaaaaattgtggtttaAATGTTACCTATTTAACAATACCCAAGTAAATTATGTTCCACGGTTGATGTTAGAACATCCTAAACTGCAAAAAATCCTATTCTTAATGAGTATGCCTTGTTtctcataaatataaaaaaaatattgttgaaacaatacacatttacactgctgttcaaaagttcagGATCAATAAGATTATAATGTACtaaaaaagtctcttctgctcatcaaggctacatttatttaaaataaaatacagagtatattaaaacagaaaaccattattttaaattacaatacgATTTCACATCATTactgtttttgtaatatattctggtcaaaataaatgcagccaggatgagcaaaagagacttctcttaaaaaaaaaaaaaacattacaaatcttactcatcccaaacttttgaacggcagtgtacctacataaggtattttaagaataaatatttttagaaaggTGTTTTTAAAGTATAAACCAGTTAAGGAAGACGACATACACTCATATTCAAGAtacaaaacaagtcttaatacCTTATGTACTGCTGCATTTCAAGGAAATTGTTCGTGTTTTACAGGAAAACAAGTCTAAAGGACTAATCCAAAACCCAAGCAGTAATTTTTTGCCATGTATGTGATCCaggttaaaaaaaatttcaagatAGCAGAAGCAATTAATCCACCAATCTATTTATGCTACACAACACAAATTCCTGCATGAAGAGAAGTTAGTTAGCGATCCAAGAAGTAGAGGACTCTTAAAGTAGCCATAGCAACCTTTTCTAAAACTAACAGTGAACATCTGAATAGGAGAAATTCCTACAAAGGGCAATGAAACATTAACGCCTTACCTATAGTATCTGGACTGCAGGTAGGTAGAACACACCGCTTTGGAGACGTGACTAGCGGAGCCGAAGTCGATGACCTTGACCCTGTAGGGTTGGCGTGCTGGGTCCACAAGCATGATGTTCTCAGGTTTCAAGTCGGCGTGGATCAGTCCGAGGCTCTTGAGCTTCATGAGGGCAGTGGCCACCTGCTGCAGGATGGGTCGGATGTACTTGAGCGGCAACGGGCTGAACTTGTTCTGCTTGAGGAAGTCGTACAGGTTCTGCTCCAACATCTCGAAGACCAGGCACGTGTGGTTCTTGTGCTGGAAGCACTCGTATGCTCGAACAAAGTTGTAGTCGTCCGCGCTCTCCGTGCTCAGCCGCGCCAGTATGCTCACTTCGATCTGGCCCTGCCTTGCGTACGAAGGGTGGTTCTTGAGGATCTTGATGGCCACGATCTCGCTGGTGCCGCGTTTCCAGCACTTCACCACCTGCCCGAACGTCCCTCGACCCAAGAACTCCAGCACCTCGTAGGTGTTGGTCAAGGAGCAAAGCACCTCGTGCTGCAAGAGCTGGTAGTCGCCCTCGCTGTTGGCTCCACTGTTCTTGGACGTCGCCGTCGTGGAGGCAGTCGCCGTTGCGACGGTGGCCCCGCTTTGCGCGTTGTTCTGGATCATGGGTGCAGGCAGTTGCTGCTCCTCGACCAAGTGCACGCTGCTTCCACTCCCGTTGTTGTTGTCCAGCTCCTCGCTTTTGCGCTTAAGCCCGCATCGCTGGTACGTGTCCAGCAGACTGACGGTGCTGCGGCGTGTCAGGTTGTGGCCTCCGCTGCCGCTTCCACTACTGCCGGTGCTCCCCAACAGTTGACCAGCCACCCCAGACGTGCTGGTAGCCGAGGCTACTACGATGTGCCCCGAGCCGGCAGGGAAGAGGAGGGCCTGTTCGTAGGACAAGGAAGTGTTGGAGACCTGGAGACTGGCAGCGTTGATGCCAACTGGGGCGACTGAGACACTCTGCTTGCTGTTCTGACTGTAGACCTTGCTGTGCGTGCCGTACCCGGTCATATCCCAGTTGCAACTCTGCTCCACCTTCAGTTTCTTCACGCTAAAGAAGGCACTTGACTGGAGAGTGTGAGGGGAGAACACTTGCACTTGCGAGGCCATAcctgagcaagagagagagggaatgtgAAACTTGGAATGAAACTCGAGAATaagctttaaataaaaatcctACAGGTCACGGCAGGCCAGTTTAATAGAGTCAGAGTCCAGATGCTAACTTATAAAATAGCCGCTGTACAAATACCTTGCACAGTTTCTCTTTGATTGCTCAGTAGTGTTCAGACTTGAAACTAAGGTTGACAGAGTCAGCTTAAGGGCAACACCTGGACTGATTTCAccctatatatatttatgaatatttctaCATAAACTGAATCCACGTGGTGAGGACAAAAACTTTGATGTGTGTATTTTCCCGATAAAGTTCATGGCTTGACTGCTCCTGTTGCAAATCTAGCAAACCCTTGACAAATTTCcatttcatttagaaaaaaaacaaaaaaaaaaacaacaaccactaTCCACTGTATATACAGTGCAAATCTGAAGTGTACTGGCCCATAACGCAAcacaaaaaatacagatttttttactttctgtaaAAACAATGGGCCATGTAAGGACCACCAAAAGGCAGAGTCCACGTCAAACCCAGGGTCATTTGCGTGAGTCTCAAGGAATGATTGCAAtttcctaaaagaaaaaaaaaaagtagcccaTGCATGCAACACATTGCAACGTTTACTTCAGGGAGATGCACATCACTTTTCAAGAGGCATTAGAAATAGAAAGAAGTTCTTGAACCTGAAACATCTGAATAACATCTCAACATCAGatcctcaaaacaaaacaacaagcaGAACTGAGAGGGATTTGAGCTTCTGGGATATCTCTTCAGAAAAGACAACAGTTCTACAAGCAAACAACGGTCCAGAAATAGCCCTCACGAAAGGCACTGTTTGTAGTGCTAAAATAATGATTGCAGTACTGAGAGGATTACATGCACAGCACGCTGTAATGCACTATTTACAGATTCTCCAAAGTGGCCTGAATTAGCGTGCTAGAAAATTAAAAGGATCCTTCAGTGTGCGTTTTTCGCCACACATGCATATCAGTTCAACCCTAAACTGCTACTGTAATGCACAATTGTTTTTATTGCATTCCTGTGGCAGAATGTCTCAATTATGATAATCTGCCTGCAATATGAATATAAGATTCTTTGTGATCTCCGGGACACAAATATACATGCAGTGTCTTATAAAACCTTCTACATGTTCTCACATTCTCTCTTAATCCTGAAGATTCAAGTACTATTCTAGTCATactatataaaattgtaattctACCAAATGTCATATTAGTGTATATTAtagtgtaaaacaaaaacataattttgacgAATCTTCACATAGTTTATTGTAAATATGTCTGTCAGTCTCCAAAAGGgacaaaaaaagcatcataaaagtagaTTTGTTAGCAATAATAAAGGGGCAGATCTTCTGCAAATAACAACTTAAAGAGACAGTTACATCGTTTACCCTCTTACAaagtgtatgatttttttttttaaagtgtttcctGTTCATTCAATAAAAGTCAAAGGGGTCTAATGTTGTTTTGGACAAGCGTGAGTAAACTGACAAAATGCtcatttttagggtgaactatccctttaaaatttcAAACGGTTCCTTTCACAGAGCTACATATGGCTTCAGAAGgctcatatggactacttttattatacttttatggtgctgttTGACCTTTTTGGACCACCGTGTTTACTCTAAACtgtcactgtaaaaaatattatgttccatggaaaaaaataacagcaaataggtttggaatggcatgagggacAGAAACATTTTTCACTAATCGTCTAACTTGACAGCCCAACCAGATCCTTCTAGAACAATCTCTATCCCTCTCC carries:
- the LOC113070495 gene encoding homeodomain-interacting protein kinase 2-like isoform X1 translates to MAPVYEGMASQVQVFSPHTLQSSAFFSVKKLKVEQSCNWDMTGYGTHSKVYSQNSKQSVSVAPVGINAASLQVSNTSLSYEQALLFPAGSGHIVVASATSTSGVAGQLLGSTGSSGSGSGGHNLTRRSTVSLLDTYQRCGLKRKSEELDNNNGSGSSVHLVEEQQLPAPMIQNNAQSGATVATATASTTATSKNSGANSEGDYQLLQHEVLCSLTNTYEVLEFLGRGTFGQVVKCWKRGTSEIVAIKILKNHPSYARQGQIEVSILARLSTESADDYNFVRAYECFQHKNHTCLVFEMLEQNLYDFLKQNKFSPLPLKYIRPILQQVATALMKLKSLGLIHADLKPENIMLVDPARQPYRVKVIDFGSASHVSKAVCSTYLQSRYYR
- the LOC113070495 gene encoding homeodomain-interacting protein kinase 2-like isoform X2, which translates into the protein MASQVQVFSPHTLQSSAFFSVKKLKVEQSCNWDMTGYGTHSKVYSQNSKQSVSVAPVGINAASLQVSNTSLSYEQALLFPAGSGHIVVASATSTSGVAGQLLGSTGSSGSGSGGHNLTRRSTVSLLDTYQRCGLKRKSEELDNNNGSGSSVHLVEEQQLPAPMIQNNAQSGATVATATASTTATSKNSGANSEGDYQLLQHEVLCSLTNTYEVLEFLGRGTFGQVVKCWKRGTSEIVAIKILKNHPSYARQGQIEVSILARLSTESADDYNFVRAYECFQHKNHTCLVFEMLEQNLYDFLKQNKFSPLPLKYIRPILQQVATALMKLKSLGLIHADLKPENIMLVDPARQPYRVKVIDFGSASHVSKAVCSTYLQSRYYR